The genome window ccggccaatatcagTGTACATCGTATTGTACCTTGAATcttacaattgtgttttttttatcacatGTTCATTGTTGTTCCAGGTAGACAAAAAGCAACCACAGAGCAGCCAATACATTACATAAGACATTGCAATTCATAAAAGTCCATCAATGTGAGATAGAAACAGTATGATAAATACAACAAATGCAAGTCTATCAATGGTGGTGAAATTTTTATTTTGACTTTAGCCAAAGCTTGAAGCTGGTTTTAAACACGGCAAAGCATCCTGAGTTTCTAATGTTTGTGGGTATGAAATCCCACTTCTGCTCTACTTTAACCGAGAAAGCCGATTGACCAAAGGCTGTCTTTATGAACATGATCACAATACTAGGAAATTGGACATAAACAGTGCCAGAGATATCCTCAGCTCATGTTACAAACTTTAGTTTCATCACTATGATTTCTTtaagaaaacacattttcaaagccctgtgaagagagaggggcgtGACTGGGTGTTATAAGGCATGGCAGGACAAGGCGGAGTCAGGACTGGCAGAGTCCAGGAAAGTAGCTGTAAGATGAGCGTCAGTACTGTACCTGCCTCTCCATTGATTAGTCTGTTTGGGAAAGCCCTAGTGTCTGCTGAGGTGcctcagaggaggagcagatcaTCTCCGAGTCCCTACATGCAGAGGTATTAACTCTGTGATAGCTTGGATTAAGAAAAAGGGGCTTTAGCAGCAAACAACCTGCTTTTCACCGCGATCGCCACAAGTACGGACTACCAGCAACATGAGAGCCATCCAGTGTTACTTGCTTCtggcctccctcatcctcttcaCTACCTACAGTAAggactctctcccttctccctcacacactgtctcagcTTCTCTGAATTTCTATCCCTTATTCACTCACAAGCGTATTACCTTTTGATTGATTTCATCCATATTTCCTCGTTACGTCCTTCATGTCTTCATTCTTTCGCTTTtttgaaatgtaatgtacataGAGAGCAACCTCTCTAATTCAGTTTTCTGACCCTTATCCTCCCAAATACTTTTAACTATTAATTGCTGACTGTATGCTCCTATCTGAGAACATGCAACGTAGAATATTAACTTTTTTTCTTGATAGGAAACATCCATCCAGTTATTGTACAGTATTTTAATTGATTACATTATGTGTtacattatatttatttatctatttataaaTAGAAAGTCTCTCTTTTTATTGATTCCTTACATTTATTACGTTTGTCTTGTTAGTTGAGTTTCAAGATTTTGCAACACCTCAATCTGTCATCTGCTAACGAGCATGCCATCCCATTAGCTAATCTCCTAATAGGCCTGAGGGCTAATTCCAGAAGCATGTGTGGTGAGCTGGGCTGCTGAAGCTGCAGGGATGGATTGGGGTCATCTGGACACAGCAGGGGGCACTTAAATGTCAAACCATAGACAATCTTAGATACCCAAAATACAGACGATTGCTGCTACCAGgaatttgttgtttttcttctgaaTTCTGTAGGAATAGaaacaataaaaacatataCTTTAGAGAACAGGAGATTTGGAATTCTGAAGCCGTACAAAGGGGTTTGATGGGTATGCAAACTTGGACCTGGTGCAGCTTGAAGATCAATATCTCTGTGGACTAAACATTGACTCTGTTTTGCTCTACAGTCAAGTCTGATGACTTGTTCAAAGAAAGGCTTGAGAAAATAGTTTTTTGGTCCAACAAATCAGACAGGTGGGGGTGAGTGTAGTTGACTCTGGTCCCTCTGAGCTGGGTCCTGTTTGATCCCTTCtacaaaaatacaataaaactaCGAGGAGAATAAGTGTTTCCACAGGAGTTCTAAGGGAGTTCAGAGAATAAGGTAAGAAGTTCAGTCTCATCTGTCCTAAATGGACAACACTCTATCTTGTGTATGTACAGTTTACATCCACTGTATTTGCTGTATGGTAATGTGAGACAAATGGATGAAAGcaacattaaaatcatacatcAAAAAGAAAGCCGCGGGTTGTTGCCATAGTAGACCATACCAATTACAGTACATTAATGGGATTGACTTCACCTTGTTGATGTAGTTGAAGTAAGGGCTAAGAAGTAGTAAGAAGTAAGGGTCAGAAGCTGGAAGGTAGATGAATTATAGATGTCAACAAAAAAGTGTATTCCAGTGCAAAACTCTTACACCTGTCACAGCACTGTAGCTAAGTTGGTGTACAACCAGCATACATCACAAACACCTTGTTTGTGTAATGGTTTAGTTTGAgttgtggtggtcatttgaatTGACTTTCTTTTTAGGATTTTCATAAGACAAACAACcacaaaaaatattgttttgctTTTGAATCCATCTCAGCACAAGTCAGGCCGTGAGGCTGACTGAGGTTGCAGAAATGTAAGTTTGTTATTTAGAAGCCTTTCTATTACTAACTTTTCTTCAAGGGTGTATAAAGACCAGGGAGATTGAGAACCTGTGTATGGTATACAGGAGCTCACTGTGTTGATCTGTACCAGAGTAATTCAGAAGTCCAGTGGCTACTGCATTTTACCAATGCAGTAATGGATCGTGTTCACCTTGAGTCAGATTCAAGACAAACTCATCCACCATCACTCAATCATTGGATGTCACTCAATAATCTGGTTTTATCAGGCTTGTTGTTAGCTGTATGACTAGTTTGATTTTGTATTGTTTACCTACTGTAAGTGAGGTGTTGAAATACATTCTACTGTAAAGAGGGATAAGGTATGAGATGGTGTTTTTTATCGGATGAATCCTAATGTAACATCAGTCTGATACTAACAACCTCAGCTCTTACAGATTTCCAGTTTGATtgcattttttatattttcttgcTTTTAATCGTAACACATACTTTATAAACCATTTGGGTCCTGTTGCATGTTTAAAACTGTAATATATCTACACTATATTGTATACCGTATATCAATCCTTcttactctctgtctccaggtgaAGCTTTACAATGCTACACCTGCATGGGCTCTAATGACGAGGACTGCAACCGCCAGGGCTCCAAAATCTGTCCCAGCTACTCAGACGCATGTGCCGTTGTCCGAGGCCACGGCAGTGAGTCACACAGTGTAGTATACGTCTTAATATCaatacacagtgtgtgtgtgcgtgtatatatgtgtgcatgcctgcatgtgtgtgggctTGGGCAAACAGGCTGCTCTGTCTGGCCACAGCTCAGAAACGGCAGGGGACTAGTGGCTTTCTGGGGTAAACAGAAGATTTGATGTTGAGTCATTCAATAATCTTAACTAGCTGTTTTTGAATTACTTGAATTAGCAACAATTACATATTGTACATTTAGGACTATCTAATCCAAAACCCTGGTGTGATGGAGGTGTTCTATgttgcctctctctgtcccaggtgGGGTGATGAAGTCTTGTTCCTACAAGTCCTTCTGCAGCCAGGCCAACAGCCAAGGCTACAGGGCACCCGGGGTCAAGGTTCACTGCTGTTTCTCTGACGACTGCAACGTGACAGGCAATGGCTCCAAGCTGGGTGGAGGGGTCAGCTACCTGATACTGCTGCTACCCTTGCTGCTACACCTTCTCTCCAATTAACCCTGCCACCATCCTCCCATCCATACCCCTGCCCCCAGAATCATGCCAATGACTCTTATATACGGTCCAAATCTTGGATTTGCCACTTCCCACCATCTGTCAGGCAACATGATGTACTCAAAATAACATTTGAGTGTTGTCCACTCCTCACTGTAAAATTGTGTCGCCCCTTAAAATTCCATTTAACTCTCAAGTTAACCTTGTACAGCAGTAACTTGTTTGAGTATGTTGATTGCTGAGTACAATGCACACACATAGCACACGTATACACGCATActgtatatgcacacacaaactactGCAATCTAAAGATATCGTTTTGTCACAGTTAGGTCCTCCAGTTACAGTCTTAAATACCCATGGTAAAAAGCAGACTGGGGTTCCTTTATGCTACTTACAGGAGTGTAGTGAGGCATACCAGATGTAGCCAGATTATGGACAGCTCCAGTGGTGGTTGGTCTGTTAGCCTTTTAACTGGGTTCTGACTGTCCTTAATGTCTGGGTATTTGTGAAATCTGGAAGTGAAGGAACTCACCTTGCGCTTTGTTAAGCTACCTAAGCCTTGTAGATGCTGTGGCCAGGTGCTTGGCTAATCCACTCATCAGCCCCAAGCAGTTTAAATAATTATCAGAATGATCTTTTAAAGAGTGCTCTCACTGTTACTCCTCACACAGTATATGATTGTAGGGACATTAAgaaaagtagagagagagagaaacagaaagagagggacagagacagagaaagacagagagtgagtgagagagtaagAACAATAATAAGGGAGATACAAGGTGAAGATGAAGAGAGGAACTAGTTAACATAAAAAAACTGACATTCTAGGAACTCTAACAGCTAAAGTAGCCTATTTGTTAAATGCCACACATCAAGTATTTTCTCTCATTCTGCAGTAATGAGCTTTGGAACTCTTACTAAGACATAATGCCATAATCATAGGTTAAGTCAAATGTATCTTGCACCCAACATTTCTAAAAACGCTGGATCAAAAGAAACAAGCAACCACTTTCTTTTTCTGTTCTATGATGTAATGTATTCTGTCTGTATCTAGCAGTGTGCAAGATCGGAGTCATTGTGCTGTATCCCGCTGTATTAGATTTACAGTATGATGCTAGAACAGATTTACTGTATGCAGGTCATTGTTCTACTTCATAGATCATTGTAAATACAACTAATAAAAATGATTTTTCTTTACTCTGTGAGcctcaaaatgtgtttttgagctTTCTGTGATCTAGAGAGTGGGATAAACACTTCCATACAACATGTTCTCACTATGCATACAACCCTCTGTTTGAGGTTTCTGGGAATAGGATGTTAACCTTCTACAGGGCAGTGATAGAAAGTGTGCTCACCTTTTCAATAACTGTTTGGTATGACAGTTCAGCAGCAATGAAGACAGCTGGATACAATTGTGCGCTCTGTATATAAAAATACTGGTTGCAAACTAAGTTTGATCTTTGACATTTATAAACCCTGAATTCTGCACAAAGGGCAGAAAAtacttaaggccgatttatacttctgcgtttttacgcacacggcgaacgccctctccgtcaagaaacgccctctgcgtgtcctctccgagcccctcgcagagctctgtgtgcacctcctgattttcctgactatccgtctgtccgtccgtcattttacggataccccttggctgtgattggtccgtattaagaaccgcttgcgtcaggggtggaaGCGGGGTTgcggtgaccaacaagagaacagaatcctttgactgccattgttgtaagtttttacaattcatatttcagctaaacagtacatgtaaatcagcacctgatttaaaatgtaacgagaaatgggcagtgtagttgctgaaaatgtgcttattttattgatgaaacggttcatttgtaaatttgctccgacttttcgataacctagctagcatcacaGTGCagagccatctactgttctggcggtgaattgctttcagcacgcagagccgtcggagtagtataaattaaACCAATCCGTcgactccgtccgactccgtgcgtgcgtctgtccgttaacggagacgcagaagtataaatcggcctttagggACTCTGATCATCTTGTCAACTTCCTCTTCACACCACTCCCCTTCGGGAAAAGCCTTAGAGGCATTGAATGTAAAACCTCTAATTTTCTTAACAATACATACTTTAAGATCATTCAGTTACAGAACAGTTGCTCAACCATTCATGAGCACCTCATGTCAACTAACATgatctggggggtattccaggtagcgggtttaacaaactctgagccaGTGGCGGAGCAAGGGATGTGTCTCAGGGGAGGCGGAAACTGATTGGGGGCCCCCCCATTTTGCAGTGcaataaaatataacaataaaaagAAACCAATGGCAACCTCTATTGTGAACAGCACATATTAGCCTATTTAATAAATGTGTTCAATCATCATAGCCCCTAATGTGCGAACAAAATGTAGGCCTAGGCCATTAGCCTCGCATtcagcattcattagaatcTTTCACACACCGTAGGCCTACACAAAGCCATGCATAACATGGGTTTAATGATCTGTCCATTTACCAAATACACTATATTCCAATTCAACGATCAGAGgtcataagccccccaaaatgaAGTTAAAGACAGTAGCTTATAGTCATCCTAACAGTGACAACTaataactagagatggtacaatttctggggaaattgtagggtgtgcttgcttacttgtgttggttgcaggtAGGGTTGCCACCCGTCCCGTATAATACGGGACCGTCCCGTATTGAACAATACAATTTACCGTCCCGTACTGAGTCAATACGGGACGCAATATGTCCCGTATTTTTGTGCTAAACCTACTCTAATGCTTATGTTACGTTTTCACATGCTCCTACATGAGAAATAATATCATAAAACCAAGAGTTTCACGAGACATGGTAACAATGACGTTGAGTAACAGTGACTGCCTGTCATTCTGATAATCAAAATAAGATAGTCCCACGTGTAGCACGTCGATGATGATTGTAATGACTTGGCATTCTAATAATCAAGTTCCTGCCTCGATCTCTTAAAGGAGCCCTGCTCTTTTAACAGTTGTTCTGATCAGCTTGATGCATTTATCTTCACAACTAATTGTATTGTTAATTTAAtttcacaaataaattaaatatccaTCATAGTGGTCTTTGGTGGTCAACCAGGTCATTTGCTATTTTTGAGTTTATCAATGGTTTCTTGCTTCTTCCAAACTAAATAGTAAATTTTGACAGACCAAACAAATTTCACATGTCCAGGATCTGGTGTTTTAATCCTTAAAGCCCCCACAAACAATCAAAAAAATACTTAACTGTGATTCATATTTTGTTCAACAGTAGACTTCCAGTATAGGATTCAGTATAGGATTGTGAAAGAAAACTCTTCAAATTGCACAGATGCCAGTTTATTATTATGTTTAGtcatgggtcagatggctgagcagttagggcgtTGGCTATTAATCAAGAGGTCGTTGGTTCGATTTCAGGCCGtgcaaattgacgttgtgtccttaggcaaagcacttcaccctacttactcagggggaatgtccctgtacttactttaagttgctctggataagagcgtctgcattAATGTTATGTTTAGAGTGGCAGAGGAATTTAAGTTGATGCATAAAAAGGCACAATTTGGTTAAGAAAACAATcaccagaatgcaggaaatGAAGTATTTAACACCGAAAATCTCCTGGGGgacaacccccagacccccgctTAAATTTTTCCCCCCGACATTGGCCACAGCCAAGGCGTCCCTTATTTGACCACATTGGAGGTGGCAACCCtagttgcaggggtccgtatttaaattacatttctgtatattttatattaaaatgcatagcctacttattatttataaagattacatagatttaaaagcatatttttttctgctcatttacatctcaaaatactaagagtgaagagtagaatgaaatagttgtcttctcatttcccctgcaagagggaatggtgatcagcaacctcaacgaatacatttggcagaccggtgtcaaaattgacctaatctctatgatttaaacgtcattgtaaatTGTTtcattctcgtgatattttcaggcatttagcctactcatattgcattaattcattaacaaagaaccccctttgaaatgtattttaacaacaacgttaccagcagtagctagctatctcagatggaatcgcaattcaaatagtatcatctgctaactgaaaatatgccccaaaaaacgtaaataagcttgacatttatttaggggaaaatcactcattcataagaatgtcagtggtagcgatcattgtcagtaacaaggcaaaatgcgatatagccctgctgtgtggagaagctgccccggtagattgtaggctacaaagactgtcttggtagcgattgcgttggttgaattcgatttaacgttacttccattgtacggtctaggctgaaatgaattattttcatgaacagattgacaaagtttaggctgcggcaatggagttcaggttagtagtcactagtcagatagtttcaccaaaaatatgtgccgccgtttgacttcctacagtactgtaaacagctgtggagatgtttttgttagctacagtagcctactaggctacctagccgctagcactgttctgttagtagtctttacctcgccgctagcgctgttctgttagtagtctttatctaaccgctaacgctgttttgtaagtagcctactaggctactgtacagtgttgcagtgagctacactagtttgaaaccacaggtaatgataatttcacccaaatcgtttacttgtaatataatgtcatgataaatcctacaacgaaaatgtattggagaagaatgtttattttaacgattgaaaacagtgcACCacagaccgctgtagtatgtgttgcccgggcaagaggctaatgtcatgatgctaatgcttcagtgaaatagttatggagttagattagtttcataattcaaacaaacaaacgcaacacgattcaaacaaacttaacacgatccaaacaaatataacacgattcaaacaaacaaacgtaacacgattcaaacaaacgtaacacgattcacaaatgtatttcgtgattctcaaatgtaacgcgattcacaaataaatgaccctattacattcgtttgcaacctgacaaacacaagttacaaatccctgcattcgttggtgtgaatccctgcattcgttcgtgtgaatccctgcattcgttcgtgtggatttttggaactttcctgacgcgcttagattcacaaatgcattttttctaaatgatatcctctgcagcctatcagatgtctcc of Hypomesus transpacificus isolate Combined female chromosome 11, fHypTra1, whole genome shotgun sequence contains these proteins:
- the ly6pge gene encoding lymphocyte antigen 6 family member pge: MRAIQCYLLLASLILFTTYSEALQCYTCMGSNDEDCNRQGSKICPSYSDACAVVRGHGSGVMKSCSYKSFCSQANSQGYRAPGVKVHCCFSDDCNVTGNGSKLGGGVSYLILLLPLLLHLLSN